One Triticum dicoccoides isolate Atlit2015 ecotype Zavitan chromosome 4B, WEW_v2.0, whole genome shotgun sequence genomic window carries:
- the LOC119292673 gene encoding uncharacterized protein LOC119292673 translates to MKFNLPDIIKKVEGLETLIVPFTKQEIDVIVNEMPTERAPGPDGFSGIFIKKCWHIIKNDFYDLCNQFYEGTLNLESINEGFITLIPKVRSPENVSDFRPITLSNCCLKILTKLLANRLQKLILKIVHRNQYGFLKGRSLQDCLAWAFEYIHQCQASKEKIILLKLDFAKAFDTIEHDVMLMIMQHMGFDDRWLNWVKCIFSSVGLKINFHKSTLIPINCEAACYNELSNIFGCNVGSMPFTYLGLPLGTTKPSVQDLMPLVCTMEHRMSSTLALMSYGARLSLLNTMITSLVIFALCTLRLPSKIIELLDKLRRKCWSTYYTNKIPHAMEPCRSFWWRDVLKLTPIYRGISKAIVHDGATVLMWKDLWLDATLDEKYQHAFSFAKNEDISVKDFLGSTSLHETFHLPLSVQAMQEIRDLQQEVRHVGNATDPTPHDNWTCCWGSVDFKAIKYYKFYFREVHAHQSYKWLWAARSTLKIKVFGWLLLSDRLNTRNMLKRRHYNIGDDYNCLLCDQQIEETVEHMIFQCPFSQRCWSILGITWQQTGSRLRWISMAAHDWSSPMFMDVFLQAAWSIWKERNNKHFRSIPPAILSWLQRFKHDFALLQHRTREDVRDFILSFVISLEPP, encoded by the exons atgaaattcaacctCCCTGACATCATCAAAAAAGTTGAGGGACTGGAGACACTTATTGTCCCCTTCACCAAGCAGGAGATAGATGTGATCGTTAACGAAATGCCGACCGAACGAGCTCCAGGACCAGATGGTTTCTCTGGTATCTTTATCAAAaaatgctggcatattattaagaaCGACTTCTATGATCTATGCAACCAGTTCTATGAGGGGACCCTAAATCTTGAAAGCATCAATGAGGGGTTTATTACACTCATTCCTAAGGTTCGCTCCCCAGAGAATGTCTCTGATTTTAGACCAATCACTTTGTCGAATTGTTGTCTTAAGATTCTCACAAAACTTCTTGCCAACCGACTACAAAAGCTCATTCTTAAAATCGTTCATCGAAACCAATATGGATTCCTAAAAGGCCGATCACTACAGGACTGTCTCGCCTGGGCGTTCGAATATATCCATCAGTGTCAAGCCTCCAAGGAAAAGATCATCCTCCTAAAACTGGATTTCGCAAAGGCCTTTGATACGATCGAACATGATGTTATGCTTATGATTATGCAGCATATGGGATTCGATGACAGATGGCTCAATTGGGTAAAATGCATTTTCTCCTCTG TTGGGCTCAAGATAAACTTCCACAAGTCCACACTTATCCCAATCAACTGTGAGGCTGCCTGCTACAATGAGCTCTCCAATATCTTTGGATGTAATGTTGGTTCCATGCCCTTCACTTACCTAGGGTTACCTCTCGGGACAACCAAGCCCTCAGTTCAAGATTTAATGCCTCTTGTTTGTACAATGGAACATCGGATGTCAAGCACTCTGGCCTTGATGTCGTATGGAGCCAGGCTATCTCTACTCAATACCATGATCACTTCACTAGTCATCTTTGCTTTGTGCACTCTCAGACTGCCATCAAAGATAATTGAACTGCTTGATAAACTGCGAAGGAAGTGT TGGTCCACATACTATACAAACAAAATCCCCCATGCCATGGAACCATGCAGATCATTCTGGTGGAGAGATGTTCTCAAGCTCACCCCGATTTACAGAGGGATTTCTAAAGCCATTGTGCATGATGGAGCTACAGTGCTCATGTGGAAAGACCTGTGGCTCGACGCCACTCTCGATGAAAAGTACCAGCACGCCTTCTCCTTTGCAAAAAATGAAGATATTTCGGTTAAGGATTTCCTGGGATCCACATCTCTGCATGAAACGTTTCACCTCCCACTATCAGTCCAAGCAATGCAAGAAATCCGTGATCTTCAGCAAGAGGTGAGGCATGTTGGCAACGCTACTGATCCGACCCCCCACGATAACTGGACTTGCTGTTGGGGCTCAGTGGATTTTAAGGCGATCAaatactacaaattctattttcgAGAGGTGCATGCACATCAATCATACAAGTGGCTCTGGGCGGCCAGGTCAACGCTCAAAATTAAGGTCTttgggtggcttcttctctctgaccGCTTAAACACACGTAACATGCTAAAGAGGAGACACTACAATATTGGAGACGATTACAACTGCCTTCTTTGTGATCAGCAAATTGAAGAGACTGTCGAACACATGATCTTCCAGTGCCCCTTTAGCCAACGATGTTGGTCCATTCTAGGGATAACTTGGCAGCAAACTGGTTCAAGGCTTCGGTGGATCAGCATGGCAGCTCATGATTGGAGCAGTCCCATGTTCATGGATGTTTTCCTTCAAGCGGCTTGGAGCATTTGGAAAGAGAGGAATAACAAACATTTCAGAAGCATCCCACCAGCTATTCTATCATGGCTCCAACGTTTCAAACATGACTTTGCCCTGCTCCAACATAGAACCAGAGAAGATGTGAGAGACTTTATTCTCTCTTTTGTAATTAGCTTAGAACCCCCTTGA